One window of the Pseudarthrobacter sp. ATCC 49987 genome contains the following:
- a CDS encoding ROK family protein has protein sequence MPQAAAATPQLLRRVNAQAVLSAIRNTEVATGTELMARTGLTRASVIAVCEDLIRRGWIRELDARDEEQPGNPRKGRPARRFELNSGAGFVLGLDIGAATTTAAVADLRGIVVGRSSGSFRAVDIPAEERIGVVDRACRQALADAGTSPDKVLAVGAGIAAPVDRDGEVLVSQHFWSLFDVGLRSALQDLHGWTVLLENDANLAALGERWRGSGAGVDDLVVLLAGERLGAGVMESGRLLHGRGGAAGEMGYLDLVEGVGSSDGIASLARQWSAAGGGPAAGGEASARRVFEDAAAGDPAALAILDRISERMARVIASLASFINPEQVVIGGAVAESAGALLPRITALLPRFTATPPLVTVSPLGASIVTVGAVRHALDYVEANALELELGQ, from the coding sequence ATGCCGCAGGCAGCCGCCGCCACGCCCCAGCTGCTGCGCCGGGTGAACGCCCAGGCGGTGCTGTCTGCAATCCGGAACACGGAGGTGGCCACCGGGACCGAGCTCATGGCCCGGACCGGACTGACGCGGGCATCCGTTATCGCCGTCTGCGAGGACCTGATCCGGCGCGGCTGGATCCGGGAACTGGACGCCCGCGACGAGGAACAGCCCGGGAACCCCCGCAAAGGACGTCCCGCCCGGCGCTTCGAGCTCAACAGCGGGGCCGGGTTCGTGCTCGGCCTCGACATCGGCGCCGCCACCACCACCGCGGCCGTCGCCGACCTCCGCGGGATTGTCGTCGGACGCTCCAGCGGGAGCTTCCGGGCCGTCGACATCCCCGCGGAGGAGCGGATCGGCGTCGTCGACCGGGCCTGCCGGCAGGCGCTGGCGGACGCCGGGACCAGCCCGGACAAGGTCCTGGCCGTCGGCGCGGGCATCGCCGCGCCGGTGGACCGCGACGGCGAGGTGCTGGTGAGCCAGCATTTCTGGAGCCTGTTCGACGTCGGTCTCCGCTCGGCGCTGCAGGACCTGCACGGCTGGACCGTGCTGCTGGAGAACGACGCGAACCTGGCCGCCCTGGGCGAACGCTGGCGGGGTTCGGGCGCCGGCGTCGACGACCTCGTGGTGCTGCTGGCCGGCGAACGGCTGGGCGCCGGTGTGATGGAGTCCGGGCGGCTGCTGCACGGCCGCGGCGGCGCGGCCGGCGAAATGGGGTACCTGGACCTCGTGGAGGGTGTCGGCTCCAGCGATGGCATCGCCAGCCTGGCCCGGCAGTGGTCCGCGGCCGGCGGCGGTCCCGCCGCTGGCGGCGAGGCCAGCGCCCGGCGCGTCTTCGAGGATGCCGCCGCCGGGGATCCCGCAGCGCTGGCTATCCTGGACCGGATTTCGGAGCGGATGGCCCGGGTCATCGCCTCCTTGGCCAGCTTCATCAACCCGGAACAGGTGGTCATCGGCGGCGCTGTGGCTGAATCCGCGGGGGCCCTGCTGCCCCGGATCACCGCGCTGCTCCCCCGATTCACGGCCACTCCCCCGCTCGTGACGGTCTCGCCCCTGGGCGCCTCGATTGTCACAGTCGGTGCCGTCCGGCACGCGCTGGACTACGTCGAGGCCAATGCCCTGGAGCTTGAGCTGGGGCAGTAG
- a CDS encoding glycoside hydrolase family 13 protein → MSNTATLATLSGSDLAADPNWWRQASVYQIYPRSFSDSNGDGLGDLKGITAKVPYLKDLGIDAVWLSPFYPSALADGGYDVDDYRDVDPKLGTLEDFDEMSAALHAAGIKLIADIVPNHSSNRHAWFREALASPRGSDARERYIFRDGLGQNGEIPPSDWESVFGGPAWERITEPDGTPGQWYMHIFAKEQPDLNWSNREIRDDFLKTLRFWSDRGVDGFRVDVAHALTKDLTEPLLSKVELSEANSGTDGFDDGSHPFWDRDDVHEIYVEWREVFNEYNPPRTAVAEAWVHASRRGRYASPQGLGQAFNFDLLQADFDASEFHEIITRNLAEATESGASSTWVFSNHDVVRHATRYGLPKGGGRHAKGQDGKGWLLAGAPAEELDVELGLRRARAATQLMLALPGSAYLYQGEELGLQEVADIPDAERQDPTFFRNKGVEIGRDGCRVPLPWAAEGTSFGFGDGGAHLPQPAWFSRYAVAAEDGVEGSTLEFYRQALKLRRELQTSEELQWLESGNARVLHFSRPGGWQTLTNFGDEPVELPEGTALLSSGPLDGNLLPGSTTVWLR, encoded by the coding sequence TTGTCCAACACAGCCACGCTGGCAACCCTGTCCGGTTCCGATCTCGCTGCCGACCCCAACTGGTGGCGGCAGGCGTCCGTGTACCAGATCTACCCGCGCAGCTTCTCGGACTCCAACGGTGACGGCCTGGGCGACCTCAAGGGCATCACGGCCAAGGTGCCCTACCTGAAAGACCTCGGGATCGACGCCGTCTGGCTCTCCCCGTTCTACCCCTCCGCCTTGGCCGACGGCGGCTACGACGTCGACGACTACCGCGACGTCGATCCCAAGCTCGGCACGCTGGAGGACTTCGATGAGATGTCCGCCGCCCTGCACGCCGCCGGCATCAAGCTGATCGCCGATATCGTCCCCAACCACTCCTCGAACCGCCACGCCTGGTTCCGGGAAGCCCTCGCGTCCCCCCGCGGCTCCGACGCCCGGGAACGCTACATCTTCCGGGATGGGCTTGGACAAAACGGCGAGATCCCGCCGTCGGACTGGGAATCCGTCTTCGGCGGCCCGGCCTGGGAGCGCATTACCGAACCCGACGGCACTCCCGGCCAGTGGTACATGCACATCTTCGCCAAGGAGCAGCCGGACCTGAACTGGTCCAACCGCGAAATCCGCGACGACTTCCTCAAGACCCTGCGCTTCTGGTCCGACCGCGGCGTCGACGGCTTCCGCGTCGACGTGGCGCACGCCCTGACCAAGGACCTCACCGAACCGCTGCTGTCCAAGGTCGAGCTGAGCGAGGCCAACAGCGGCACCGACGGTTTCGACGACGGCTCGCACCCTTTCTGGGACCGTGACGACGTCCATGAGATCTACGTCGAGTGGCGCGAAGTCTTCAACGAATACAATCCGCCGCGCACCGCCGTCGCCGAAGCCTGGGTGCACGCCAGCCGCCGCGGCCGCTACGCGAGCCCCCAGGGCCTGGGCCAGGCGTTCAACTTCGACCTGCTCCAGGCCGACTTCGACGCCAGCGAATTCCACGAAATCATCACGCGCAACCTCGCCGAAGCCACCGAATCCGGCGCCTCCTCCACCTGGGTGTTCTCCAACCACGACGTCGTCCGCCACGCCACCCGCTACGGCCTGCCCAAGGGCGGCGGCAGACACGCCAAGGGCCAGGACGGCAAGGGCTGGCTGCTGGCCGGCGCCCCGGCCGAGGAGCTCGACGTCGAGCTCGGACTGCGGCGCGCCCGTGCCGCCACCCAGCTGATGCTGGCGCTCCCGGGATCCGCATACCTGTACCAAGGGGAGGAGCTTGGACTGCAGGAGGTCGCGGACATCCCCGACGCGGAGCGCCAGGACCCCACTTTCTTCCGCAACAAGGGGGTCGAGATCGGCCGGGACGGCTGCCGCGTGCCGCTGCCGTGGGCCGCCGAAGGAACCTCCTTTGGATTCGGCGACGGCGGGGCGCACCTGCCGCAGCCGGCGTGGTTCAGCCGCTATGCCGTCGCAGCCGAGGACGGCGTGGAGGGTTCCACCCTCGAGTTCTACCGCCAGGCCTTGAAGCTGCGCCGCGAACTGCAGACCTCGGAAGAACTGCAATGGCTGGAATCCGGCAACGCCCGCGTCCTGCACTTCAGCCGCCCCGGCGGCTGGCAGACCCTGACGAACTTCGGTGACGAACCCGTTGAGCTGCCCGAAGGAACGGCACTGCTCAGCAGCGGACCGCTCGACGGGAACCTCCTGCCGGGCAGCACCACCGTCTGGCTGCGGTGA
- a CDS encoding M43 family zinc metalloprotease, which yields MVQLADRQATIPEADARAAITTSSNYWQAMSNGRLSMSVASVENRSSKATSTQSYSSMMNTIAAEIGWVPSSYTSLVVFVSTPTLSDGAFGAGWSYNGTSGRVLMPLPATLTKSVLTHEFGHVLGLMHANRLRCADGAVDTASNADGSFANGTCSIEEYKDNLDLMGVSQTSQPVVSSPIYEFGGFGAGTEVRDLGKAVGRNSYQLKAWGSADDNRAVKFSDPVSGEVYYLELRLPVGNDAATALGGNRGVKIVQSFGAGSLALQPSTTTFNGYYSYNQAWQAGQTFTTHAGTRVSIDWVSDSAAGVTVNAIPVPTGNFDSLDMVLADGKTSLRVTGWAVDRAEPAKSTEAHVYITSPSGARVGYAVLAAGARPDVQSTYGLGQNHGFDQTFGVNAPGSYGVCVYAIGIYASPQIGCKDIEVPGAPAPVGFQDGVTVSKTANGAALTVSGWTVDKGTPSASIPAHVYVTYPDGTNLGYPFTADNPRPDVNQYLGVTGNHGFTASLPITKPGTYRICSYGIAVSPMSYGNSLLGCKDIDVPGAPAPVGFQDGVSVNKTANGTELRVSGWTVDKGTPSASIPAHVYVTYPDGTNLGYPFTADNPRPDVNQYLGVTGNHGFTASLPITKPGTYRICSYGIAVSHMSYGNSLLGCTTKEVVVAPAPVGFQDGVSVNKTANGTELRVSGWTVDKGTPSASIPAHVYVTYPDGTNLGYPFTADNPRPDVNQYLGVTGNHGFTASLPITKPGTYRICSYGIAVSPMSYGNSLLGCTTKEVVVAPAPVGFQDGVSVNKTANGTELRVSGWTVDKGTPSASIPAHIYVTYPDGTTLGYPFTADNPRPDVNQYLGVTGNHGFTASLPITKPGTYRICSYGIAVSPMSYGNSLLGCTTAAY from the coding sequence ATGGTCCAGCTGGCCGACCGGCAAGCGACCATCCCGGAAGCGGACGCCCGGGCGGCTATCACGACCAGCAGCAACTACTGGCAGGCCATGTCGAATGGCAGGCTGTCCATGAGCGTCGCCAGTGTCGAAAACAGGTCGAGCAAGGCAACCTCCACACAGAGTTATTCATCAATGATGAACACGATCGCGGCCGAAATCGGCTGGGTCCCCAGTTCTTACACGTCACTTGTGGTTTTCGTGTCGACTCCCACGTTGTCCGATGGGGCGTTCGGCGCGGGCTGGAGCTACAACGGAACCAGCGGACGTGTCCTCATGCCGCTCCCGGCAACACTGACCAAGAGCGTACTGACTCACGAATTCGGCCACGTCCTCGGTCTGATGCACGCCAACCGCCTCCGCTGTGCGGACGGAGCCGTGGACACTGCCAGCAACGCCGACGGATCGTTCGCCAACGGCACGTGCAGCATCGAGGAATACAAGGACAACCTTGACCTGATGGGCGTCTCTCAGACCAGCCAGCCGGTGGTCAGTTCCCCTATCTACGAATTTGGCGGATTCGGGGCCGGCACCGAAGTCAGGGACCTGGGGAAGGCGGTAGGGAGGAACTCCTACCAGTTGAAGGCCTGGGGAAGCGCGGACGACAACCGCGCGGTTAAGTTTTCCGATCCCGTTAGCGGCGAGGTGTATTATCTTGAGTTGCGGCTGCCTGTGGGCAATGATGCGGCGACGGCCCTTGGCGGCAACCGCGGAGTCAAAATAGTCCAATCATTCGGCGCAGGCTCCCTCGCCCTGCAGCCAAGTACCACGACGTTTAACGGCTATTACAGCTACAACCAAGCATGGCAAGCAGGCCAGACGTTCACCACCCATGCAGGCACGCGCGTATCCATCGACTGGGTTTCGGACTCGGCGGCAGGCGTCACGGTCAACGCGATTCCGGTTCCCACCGGCAACTTTGACAGCCTGGACATGGTCCTCGCGGACGGCAAGACCTCGCTGCGGGTGACAGGCTGGGCCGTCGACAGGGCCGAGCCCGCAAAGTCCACCGAGGCACACGTTTACATCACTTCCCCCAGCGGGGCTCGAGTAGGCTACGCGGTGCTCGCCGCGGGTGCCCGCCCGGACGTCCAATCGACGTACGGTCTGGGACAGAACCATGGATTCGACCAGACATTCGGGGTGAACGCACCGGGATCGTACGGTGTCTGTGTTTATGCCATCGGTATTTACGCCAGCCCACAAATCGGCTGCAAGGACATCGAGGTCCCGGGAGCACCGGCTCCGGTCGGTTTCCAGGACGGCGTCACTGTCAGCAAAACAGCAAACGGGGCTGCACTGACCGTGTCCGGCTGGACCGTGGACAAGGGAACGCCCTCCGCGTCCATCCCGGCCCACGTCTACGTGACCTACCCCGACGGCACAAACCTCGGCTACCCGTTCACCGCCGACAACCCGCGCCCCGACGTCAACCAGTACCTCGGCGTCACCGGCAACCACGGATTCACAGCCTCGCTTCCCATCACCAAGCCCGGCACTTACCGGATCTGCTCCTACGGGATCGCTGTCAGCCCCATGTCCTACGGCAACAGCCTGCTCGGATGCAAGGACATCGACGTCCCGGGAGCACCGGCTCCGGTCGGTTTCCAGGACGGCGTCAGTGTCAACAAGACCGCAAACGGGACCGAGCTGCGGGTGTCGGGCTGGACCGTGGACAAGGGAACGCCCTCCGCGTCCATCCCGGCCCACGTCTACGTGACGTACCCCGACGGCACAAACCTCGGCTACCCGTTCACCGCCGACAACCCGCGCCCCGACGTCAACCAGTACCTCGGCGTCACCGGCAACCACGGATTCACAGCCTCGCTTCCCATCACCAAGCCCGGCACTTACCGGATCTGCTCCTACGGTATCGCCGTCAGCCACATGTCCTACGGCAACAGCCTGCTGGGATGCACCACGAAGGAAGTCGTTGTAGCACCGGCTCCGGTCGGTTTCCAGGACGGCGTCAGTGTCAACAAGACCGCAAACGGGACCGAGCTGCGGGTGTCGGGCTGGACCGTGGACAAGGGAACGCCCTCCGCGTCCATCCCGGCCCACGTCTACGTGACCTACCCCGACGGCACAAACCTCGGCTACCCGTTCACCGCCGACAACCCGCGCCCCGACGTCAACCAGTACCTCGGCGTCACCGGCAACCACGGATTCACAGCCTCGCTTCCCATCACCAAGCCCGGCACTTACCGGATCTGCTCCTACGGGATCGCTGTCAGCCCCATGTCCTACGGCAACAGCCTGCTCGGATGCACCACGAAGGAAGTCGTTGTAGCACCGGCTCCGGTCGGCTTCCAGGACGGCGTCAGTGTCAACAAGACCGCAAACGGGACCGAGCTGCGGGTGTCCGGATGGACAGTGGACAAGGGAACACCCTCCGCTTCAATCCCCGCCCACATCTACGTGACGTACCCCGACGGCACCACCCTCGGCTACCCGTTCACCGCCGACAACCCGCGCCCCGACGTCAACCAGTACCTCGGCGTCACCGGCAACCACGGATTCACAGCCTCGCTTCCCATCACCAAGCCCGGCACTTACCGGATCTGCTCCTACGGGATCGCTGTCAGCCCCATGTCCTACGGCAACAGCCTGCTCGGATGCACCACGGCCGCCTATTGA
- a CDS encoding Na+/H+ antiporter has product MDQLAIIIGLLLATVVAVGVGDRLRLPFPVLMLILAASLTFIPGFPDIAISPDLILPIFLPPLLFATAQRSSWAVFRVRWRTLLMLAVALVVVSTAVVAGAAWLLIPGIGIPAAIALGAMVAPPDPVAVESIAGRVHMPRRLITVLQSEGLFNDAAAIVIFQAAVAATVSGTEVSADVVLQFVQGAVIAVAVGIGMGWLTSLITRLVQAMVARSAVTLVVPFAAYILAEEVHASGVIAVVVTALEIQRHARPQDAAERVTRTAFWDVVELLVTGLAFGLVGLEVRQVIRDEGNGIVGMIGNAVVVCVLVFAVRFAWLAMMSVLARSTKDSLRPNSAKEVLILTWCGMRGLATLALALALPLTLADGSPFPARSQLIVIACAVLLATLVLPGLTLPWLMRILKASGDGSEERDAARVLAGRAQEAAIAALKAHELMKELPAEKVALVKEKMTRLHAELLDGSIRNESVGEMRKRGRELAIAVQTIALDAARQELVAARNEPGVDPEVADRVLRQLDLRTMIMPE; this is encoded by the coding sequence ATGGACCAGTTGGCAATCATCATCGGACTCCTGCTGGCCACTGTGGTGGCCGTCGGCGTCGGGGACCGGCTGCGGCTGCCGTTTCCGGTCCTCATGCTGATCCTGGCGGCCTCGCTGACCTTCATTCCTGGATTTCCGGACATCGCCATCTCACCGGACCTGATCCTGCCCATCTTCCTGCCGCCATTGCTCTTTGCCACGGCCCAACGCAGTTCGTGGGCCGTGTTCAGGGTCCGTTGGCGTACGCTGCTGATGCTCGCGGTGGCCCTCGTGGTGGTTTCGACCGCGGTGGTGGCAGGAGCGGCCTGGCTCCTGATCCCGGGCATCGGAATTCCCGCGGCGATCGCCCTGGGCGCGATGGTGGCCCCGCCGGATCCGGTGGCCGTGGAGTCCATTGCGGGTCGGGTGCACATGCCCCGGCGGCTCATCACGGTGCTGCAAAGCGAGGGCCTCTTCAACGACGCCGCCGCCATCGTCATCTTCCAGGCTGCTGTCGCCGCGACCGTGTCCGGCACTGAAGTCTCTGCCGACGTCGTCCTGCAGTTTGTGCAAGGCGCGGTGATCGCGGTGGCGGTGGGAATCGGCATGGGCTGGCTCACCAGCCTCATCACCAGGCTGGTGCAGGCTATGGTTGCCCGCAGCGCCGTCACCCTCGTGGTGCCGTTCGCGGCCTACATCCTGGCCGAGGAGGTGCACGCCTCGGGTGTGATTGCTGTTGTCGTCACGGCCTTGGAGATTCAGCGCCACGCCAGGCCGCAGGACGCCGCCGAGCGGGTGACCCGCACCGCCTTCTGGGACGTGGTGGAGCTGTTGGTCACGGGTCTGGCGTTCGGCCTGGTGGGGCTGGAAGTTCGGCAGGTCATCCGCGACGAAGGCAACGGAATTGTCGGCATGATCGGCAACGCCGTGGTGGTGTGCGTGCTGGTGTTTGCTGTCCGGTTCGCGTGGCTGGCGATGATGTCCGTCCTGGCGCGCAGCACAAAGGATTCCCTGCGGCCCAACTCCGCCAAGGAAGTCCTCATCCTTACCTGGTGCGGCATGCGGGGGCTCGCCACCCTGGCGCTCGCTCTGGCGCTTCCGCTTACCCTGGCCGACGGGAGTCCGTTCCCGGCCCGAAGCCAGCTCATCGTCATCGCCTGCGCGGTCCTGCTGGCCACCCTGGTGCTGCCGGGGCTGACGCTGCCGTGGCTGATGCGGATACTGAAGGCTTCCGGCGACGGTTCGGAAGAGCGCGACGCCGCGCGGGTTCTCGCCGGGCGGGCACAGGAGGCGGCCATCGCGGCGCTGAAGGCGCACGAGCTGATGAAAGAGCTGCCGGCGGAGAAGGTGGCGCTGGTCAAGGAGAAAATGACCCGGCTGCATGCCGAACTGCTCGATGGCAGCATCCGCAACGAAAGCGTTGGGGAGATGCGCAAGCGCGGACGCGAGCTGGCGATTGCCGTGCAGACGATCGCGCTCGATGCGGCCCGCCAGGAACTCGTCGCGGCCCGCAACGAGCCCGGTGTGGACCCCGAGGTCGCGGACCGGGTCCTCCGGCAGCTGGACCTGCGCACCATGATCATGCCGGAGTAG
- a CDS encoding NAD(P)H-binding protein — MTRIAIIGGHGKVALELSRILSEEGTDVTSFIRNPDHGTDVAATGATPVVLDVEHSTTAEIAEALRNHDAVVWSAGAGGGSPERTYAVDRDAAIRSMDAAAAAGVGRYVMVSYLGAGPDHGIPEDSSFFAYAEAKAAADSYLRGTDLHWTILGPGALTDGPGNGLIDVNPADDSGGRETARANVALVAAAVLGLPSTAGRTIEFRDGDLPIAAALEPVS, encoded by the coding sequence ATGACGCGAATCGCAATCATTGGCGGCCACGGCAAAGTGGCTCTGGAACTGTCCCGCATCCTCTCCGAAGAGGGAACAGACGTTACGTCCTTTATCCGCAACCCGGACCACGGGACAGACGTCGCGGCAACGGGCGCCACTCCTGTTGTCCTGGACGTTGAACATTCGACGACCGCGGAGATCGCCGAGGCGCTGCGGAACCACGACGCCGTGGTCTGGTCGGCCGGCGCCGGCGGGGGAAGCCCCGAGCGGACCTACGCGGTGGACCGGGACGCCGCCATCCGGTCGATGGATGCGGCCGCGGCGGCCGGCGTCGGGCGGTACGTCATGGTGTCCTACCTTGGCGCCGGACCGGACCACGGCATCCCCGAGGACAGCAGCTTCTTCGCGTATGCGGAGGCCAAGGCCGCCGCGGACTCCTACCTGCGCGGAACGGACCTGCACTGGACCATCCTGGGACCTGGAGCGCTCACCGACGGGCCCGGCAATGGCCTGATCGACGTCAACCCAGCCGACGACTCCGGAGGCCGGGAAACAGCCCGTGCCAACGTGGCACTCGTCGCCGCGGCAGTACTGGGCCTGCCCTCAACCGCCGGGCGCACCATCGAATTCCGGGACGGCGACCTGCCCATCGCGGCCGCCCTGGAACCCGTGAGCTAG